The Lagopus muta isolate bLagMut1 chromosome 4, bLagMut1 primary, whole genome shotgun sequence genome has a window encoding:
- the RNF212 gene encoding probable E3 SUMO-protein ligase RNF212, whose protein sequence is MAIRVFCNSCFCEPRKASPRFIFTSCGHVICELCLQKGKKDECLICRTPCRTVFLSKETSPEIQSLFMGIDTLCKKYSKEITQISEFQEKNRKHLLAYHREKRVKLEESLRKARQQLHQIQCMKPPQQATQLPFASTSRNPLSMPSRRLNGYSSYSRQPSHPTFETMESMEVDPVPSPMRKPETMTGPARLSVITPPQDGRMGSVSYRSSQSSGITSSQTTAVSTRSTPIGLPHNGCSLMSPSGSQNSRRGSWSASDFRTPPLYQFTLPSPQSSVARPPITISGILQRQHLGSAGFGGQTAER, encoded by the exons ATGGCCATCCGAGTATTTTGCAATTCCTGCTTCTGTGAGCCCCGCAAGGCCTCGCCACGGTTTATCTTCACCAGCTGTGGCCATGTCATCTGTGAGCTCTGCCTCCAAAAAG GCAAAAAAGATGAATGTTTGATCTGCAGAACTCCTTGTCGTACAGTATTCCTTTCAAAAGAG ACAAGTCCTGAAATTCAGTCACTGTTCATGGGAATAGACACACTGTGCAAGaaatattcaaaagaaataacacag atttcagaatttcaagaaaaaaatcgTAAACATTTGCTAGCATACCACAGAGAAAAG AGAGTAAAGCTGGAAGAATCTCTGAGGAAAGCAAGACAGCAACTGCATCAGATACAATG tatGAAACCTCCTCAGCAAGCTACTCAACTGCCATTTGCCAGTACAAGCAGAAATCCACTTTCCA TGCCTTCAAGAAGACTGAATGGGTATTCCTCATATTCTCGTCAACCTAGTCATCCTACTTTTGAAAC AATGGAGTCAATGGAGGTTGATCCTGTACCTTCACCAATGAGGAAA cctGAGACAATGACTGGTCCAGCAAGATTATCAGTTATAACTCCACCACAGGATGGACGCATGG GTAGTGTATCCTACAGAAGTTCTCAGTCATCTGGAATAACATCAAGTCAAACTACAGCAGTATCTACCAG ATCCACACCTATAGGACTACCACATAATGGATGTTCACTTATGTCACCATCCGGATCACAAAACAGTAGGAGGGGATCATGGTCTGCTTCTGATTTCAGAACTCCTCCATTGTATCAATTTACATTACCTTCACCACAGTCATCTGTAGCAAGACCTCCAATCACCATCTCTGGAATTCTACAAAGACAACATTTAG GATCAGCTGGTTTTGGAggacaaacagcagaaagataA